The following proteins come from a genomic window of Yinghuangia sp. ASG 101:
- a CDS encoding HemK2/MTQ2 family protein methyltransferase, which produces MRLIRLPGMYRPQADTRLLVSAYVDQGLPSGARSVLDVGTGTGAVAMAVSAAGGGDCRVTAVDISRRAVWAARANSLCRRRGVAVRHGDLLEPVVGRVFDVVLANPPYVPAPAPGLPGRGPERAWDAGHDGRLLLDRLCRQIPRVLRPGGSVLVVQSSLCGVDATLRTLGSVGLRAGVVAHSREPFGPVLHARARYLETGGLVEPGCREEELVVIRGDRHS; this is translated from the coding sequence ATGAGGCTGATCCGTCTGCCGGGGATGTACCGGCCGCAGGCCGACACGCGCCTGCTCGTCTCCGCGTACGTCGACCAGGGGCTGCCGAGCGGCGCCCGGTCCGTCCTCGACGTGGGGACCGGAACGGGCGCGGTGGCGATGGCGGTGTCCGCGGCCGGCGGCGGCGACTGCCGCGTCACCGCGGTCGACATCTCGCGCCGCGCCGTGTGGGCCGCCCGGGCGAACAGCCTGTGCCGCCGCCGCGGCGTCGCGGTCCGCCACGGCGACCTGCTGGAGCCCGTCGTCGGACGCGTGTTCGACGTCGTACTCGCCAACCCGCCGTACGTGCCCGCCCCGGCACCGGGCCTCCCCGGACGCGGCCCGGAACGCGCCTGGGACGCCGGCCACGACGGCCGACTGCTGCTCGACCGGCTGTGCCGACAGATTCCCCGCGTCCTGCGGCCCGGCGGCTCGGTCCTGGTCGTGCAGTCGTCGCTGTGCGGCGTCGACGCCACCCTCCGCACGCTCGGCTCCGTCGGCCTGCGCGCCGGGGTCGTCGCGCACAGCCGGGAGCCGTTCGGACCGGTGCTGCACGCCCGCGCGCGTTACCTGGAGACCGGCGGACTGGTGGAACCCGGCTGCCGCGAAGAGGAGTTGGTGGTGATCCGTGGTGACAGGCACTCCTGA
- a CDS encoding DUF4235 domain-containing protein — translation MNAAKIAYKPVGLVLGAVGGALAGVVFKQVWKAAGYEDDAPGAKDEERTWGEVLLAAAIQGAIFAFVKAAVDRGGATAARRVTGVWPT, via the coding sequence ATGAACGCAGCCAAGATCGCCTACAAACCCGTCGGCCTCGTCCTGGGCGCGGTCGGCGGCGCGTTGGCCGGCGTGGTGTTCAAGCAGGTGTGGAAGGCCGCCGGCTACGAGGACGACGCGCCCGGCGCCAAGGACGAGGAACGGACCTGGGGCGAAGTGCTGCTCGCGGCGGCCATCCAGGGCGCGATCTTCGCCTTCGTCAAGGCGGCCGTCGACCGCGGCGGCGCCACCGCGGCGCGGCGCGTGACCGGCGTCTGGCCGACCTGA
- a CDS encoding L,D-transpeptidase — MKKKRITLAAAVAVVLAASACSSGSSDGDDAKANVAAAAPASAPPSSAAPSEPAPTTAPPSSEAPVAIPSSEAPATTPPAPQTTAPSTKPSTTKPPATTAKPSTSKPPTSKPTTTKPTTKPTTKTPPKVAGLDARCMTGRAMCIDKTTRKLTWVIDGVPQYSFEVRFGSQELPTREGAFSVFQKSKDHVSTIYHTSMPYAMFFSGGQAVHYSPDFAANGYNGASHGCVNVRNKALIQKLFNESRIGDKVIVYRSS; from the coding sequence GTGAAGAAGAAGCGCATAACCCTGGCCGCGGCGGTGGCTGTGGTGTTGGCCGCCTCGGCGTGCAGCTCCGGTTCGTCGGACGGCGATGACGCCAAGGCCAACGTCGCGGCGGCGGCTCCGGCGTCCGCCCCTCCGTCCTCCGCGGCCCCCTCCGAGCCGGCGCCGACGACCGCGCCCCCGAGCAGCGAGGCGCCCGTCGCGATACCCAGCTCGGAGGCGCCGGCCACGACGCCCCCGGCCCCGCAGACCACCGCGCCGAGCACCAAGCCGTCCACCACGAAGCCCCCGGCGACCACCGCCAAGCCGTCCACGAGCAAGCCCCCCACGAGCAAGCCGACGACGACGAAGCCCACCACGAAGCCGACGACGAAAACTCCCCCGAAGGTCGCCGGACTCGACGCGCGGTGTATGACAGGCCGCGCCATGTGCATCGACAAAACCACGCGCAAGCTGACCTGGGTCATCGACGGGGTGCCGCAGTATTCCTTCGAGGTCCGCTTCGGCTCCCAGGAACTGCCCACGCGCGAGGGTGCGTTCAGTGTGTTCCAGAAGTCCAAGGACCACGTGTCGACGATTTACCACACCTCGATGCCGTACGCGATGTTCTTCAGCGGCGGCCAAGCGGTCCACTACTCGCCGGATTTCGCCGCCAATGGCTACAACGGTGCCTCGCACGGGTGTGTGAACGTCCGCAACAAGGCGTTGATCCAAAAGCTGTTCAACGAGTCGCGCATCGGTGACAAGGTGATCGTTTACCGGTCCTCGTGA
- a CDS encoding (Fe-S)-binding protein — protein MRVALFITCVNDTLYPRTGQAVVRLLERLGCTVDFPVEQTCCGQMHWNTGYGTQIEPLVRRFADTFAGYDAVVTPSGSCGAMIRDNHPKAAARAEDRALADDVAAVVPTVYDLSEFLVDVLGVTDVGAYFPHKVTYHPTCHSMRLMKLGDRPTTLLRNVRGLELLELPGADECCGFGGTFAVKNPDVSAAMGADKVRNAAGTGAEVLCAADNSCLMHLGGMMDRQRTGVRTLHLAEILASTEELPA, from the coding sequence GTGCGCGTCGCACTCTTCATCACGTGTGTCAACGACACGCTCTATCCCCGCACCGGGCAGGCCGTCGTGCGCCTCCTCGAACGGCTCGGCTGCACGGTCGACTTCCCGGTCGAGCAGACGTGCTGCGGGCAGATGCACTGGAACACCGGCTACGGCACACAGATCGAGCCGCTGGTCCGGCGCTTCGCGGACACCTTCGCGGGCTACGACGCCGTGGTGACGCCGTCGGGGTCGTGCGGGGCGATGATCCGCGACAACCACCCGAAGGCGGCGGCCCGCGCCGAGGACCGGGCCCTGGCGGACGACGTCGCGGCGGTGGTGCCCACGGTGTACGACCTGAGCGAGTTCCTGGTCGACGTGCTCGGCGTCACCGATGTCGGCGCGTACTTCCCGCACAAGGTCACCTATCACCCGACATGCCACTCGATGCGGCTGATGAAGCTCGGCGACCGCCCGACGACGCTGCTGCGCAACGTGCGCGGCCTGGAGTTGCTGGAGCTGCCGGGGGCCGACGAGTGCTGCGGCTTCGGCGGCACCTTCGCGGTCAAGAACCCGGACGTCTCCGCGGCGATGGGCGCGGACAAGGTCCGCAACGCGGCCGGCACCGGCGCGGAGGTGCTGTGCGCGGCCGACAACTCCTGTCTGATGCACCTGGGAGGCATGATGGACCGTCAGCGCACCGGCGTACGCACGCTGCACCTCGCCGAAATCCTGGCCTCCACCGAGGAGTTGCCAGCATGA
- a CDS encoding TIGR03854 family LLM class F420-dependent oxidoreductase, whose amino-acid sequence MKIRIGIGLGPRAADDDLTFAGVVDLCEKLSVDSLWLPDTVTTDLPDPHVGMAFAAGRTTRLKLGTGVSVLPGRNPFSVAKELATLADLAPGRVLPAFGLQHARAFERPLFPVPGRRGDVFDEALTLVRTLLAEEDVTFEGTWYRCEHMTVRPRPARPLDLWLGGSGPMALRRVGRLADGWLAANVTAAEAAAGRTAVEAAAAEAGRTVDDDHFGLSLPVAFGAVPDALVHSLRERRPDAAAEELIPTGWEAARRMIRAYVDGGISKFVIRPATPPPSWSEFLAEFTEELLPLET is encoded by the coding sequence GTGAAGATACGCATCGGCATAGGCCTCGGCCCCCGCGCCGCCGACGACGACCTGACCTTCGCGGGTGTGGTCGACCTCTGCGAGAAACTGTCGGTCGACTCGCTGTGGCTGCCCGACACCGTCACCACCGACCTGCCCGATCCGCACGTCGGCATGGCTTTCGCCGCGGGCCGGACGACGCGCCTGAAGCTCGGCACGGGAGTCTCCGTACTGCCCGGGCGCAACCCTTTCTCGGTTGCCAAGGAACTGGCGACCCTCGCCGACCTCGCGCCCGGGCGCGTCCTCCCGGCGTTCGGCCTGCAACACGCACGTGCGTTCGAGCGCCCGTTGTTCCCCGTCCCGGGACGACGCGGCGACGTCTTCGACGAGGCGCTGACCCTGGTGCGCACGCTCCTCGCCGAGGAGGACGTCACCTTCGAGGGCACTTGGTACCGCTGCGAGCACATGACCGTACGCCCGCGCCCCGCACGGCCGTTGGACCTCTGGCTGGGCGGTAGCGGCCCGATGGCCCTGCGCCGCGTCGGACGGCTCGCGGACGGCTGGCTCGCGGCCAACGTCACCGCCGCGGAAGCCGCGGCCGGCCGCACCGCCGTGGAGGCCGCCGCGGCGGAGGCCGGCCGGACCGTGGACGACGACCACTTCGGCCTCAGCCTCCCCGTCGCGTTCGGCGCCGTTCCCGACGCCCTGGTGCACTCCTTGCGCGAACGCCGTCCGGACGCCGCCGCCGAGGAACTGATTCCGACCGGTTGGGAAGCGGCCCGCCGGATGATCCGGGCGTACGTGGACGGCGGAATCAGCAAGTTCGTGATCCGCCCCGCGACCCCGCCGCCCTCGTGGTCGGAATTCCTGGCGGAATTCACCGAGGAACTGCTGCCGCTGGAGACCTGA
- a CDS encoding zinc-dependent alcohol dehydrogenase translates to MKALTWQGRRDVRVDTVPDPVIRDATDAVVRITSTGLCGSDLHLYEVLGPFLNPGDILGHEPMGIVEEVGPQVASLRPGDRVVVPFNLACGTCHMCVAGLQSQCETTQNHDQGTGGSLFGYTELYGGVPGGQAEFLRVPFADHLPVKVPEGPPDDRFLYLSDVLPTAWQAVAYADVPKGGTLAVLGLGPIGDMAARIALHQGVERVFGVDLVPERLQRAAERGVEVLDLRDHDDIAETVRSLTDGRGPDAVIDAVGMEAHGAPVAKAAQQAAALLPDSLTAKLMRKAGVDRLSALTTAIDMVRRGGTISVVGVYGGMTDPMPMLTMFDKQIQLRMGQANVRRWVDDLLPLLADDDPLGTEGFATHRMPLDRAPEAYEMFQAKRDGAVKIVLRP, encoded by the coding sequence ATGAAGGCCCTGACCTGGCAAGGCCGCCGGGACGTCCGCGTGGACACCGTCCCCGACCCGGTGATCCGGGACGCGACCGACGCGGTCGTCCGCATCACCTCGACCGGCCTGTGCGGCTCGGACCTGCACTTGTACGAGGTCCTGGGTCCGTTCCTGAACCCCGGCGACATCCTGGGCCACGAGCCGATGGGCATCGTCGAGGAGGTGGGCCCCCAGGTCGCGTCGCTGCGGCCCGGCGACCGCGTGGTGGTGCCGTTCAACCTGGCGTGCGGCACGTGCCATATGTGCGTGGCGGGCCTGCAGTCGCAGTGCGAGACGACGCAGAACCACGACCAGGGCACCGGCGGATCGCTGTTCGGCTACACCGAGTTGTACGGCGGAGTCCCGGGCGGCCAGGCGGAGTTCCTGCGCGTGCCGTTCGCCGACCACCTTCCGGTCAAGGTCCCCGAGGGACCGCCCGACGACCGGTTCCTGTACCTCTCCGACGTGCTGCCGACCGCGTGGCAGGCCGTCGCGTACGCCGACGTGCCCAAGGGCGGCACGCTCGCCGTCCTCGGCCTCGGCCCGATCGGGGACATGGCCGCCCGCATCGCCCTGCACCAGGGCGTCGAACGGGTGTTCGGCGTCGATCTGGTGCCGGAACGCCTGCAACGCGCCGCCGAACGCGGTGTCGAGGTGCTGGACCTGCGCGACCACGACGACATCGCCGAGACCGTGCGGTCGCTGACCGACGGGCGCGGCCCCGACGCGGTCATCGACGCGGTCGGCATGGAGGCCCACGGGGCGCCCGTCGCCAAGGCGGCCCAGCAGGCCGCCGCGCTGCTGCCGGACTCGCTGACCGCCAAACTCATGCGCAAGGCGGGCGTGGACCGGCTGAGCGCCCTGACCACCGCCATCGACATGGTGCGGCGCGGCGGCACGATCTCCGTCGTGGGCGTCTACGGCGGCATGACCGACCCGATGCCCATGCTCACGATGTTCGACAAGCAGATCCAACTGCGCATGGGGCAGGCCAACGTCCGCCGCTGGGTCGACGACCTGCTGCCGCTCCTCGCCGACGACGACCCGCTCGGCACCGAGGGGTTCGCCACCCACCGCATGCCGCTCGACCGGGCCCCGGAGGCCTACGAGATGTTCCAGGCCAAGCGCGACGGCGCGGTCAAAATCGTCCTGCGCCCGTAG
- a CDS encoding FadR/GntR family transcriptional regulator has protein sequence MSTPPTDGPDWRPVRRLRAHEEVLARIEEQITAGRLRPGDRLPGERQLAESLGVSRASVREALRVLEAMGVLVSSTGRGPDAGAVLAGRPAEALGDVLRLHVGLAHFSMHDIVETRRVIETWAARSAAEHAGPEHLARLRDAVGRMSAPDLTPDQFNAADTDFHIVLAEASGNSVVATLMHGLRDAVGRHAVEAVERLGWPESAAALREDHDRILAAVESGRPDDAAEAVHDHLRRSYPEG, from the coding sequence GTGAGCACTCCCCCGACCGACGGCCCCGACTGGCGGCCCGTGCGCCGGCTGCGCGCCCACGAGGAGGTGCTCGCGCGGATCGAGGAGCAGATCACCGCCGGCCGCCTGCGCCCCGGCGACCGGCTGCCGGGGGAGCGGCAGCTCGCGGAATCGCTCGGCGTGAGCCGCGCGTCGGTGCGCGAGGCGCTGCGGGTGCTGGAGGCCATGGGCGTGCTGGTCTCCTCGACGGGCCGGGGCCCGGACGCGGGCGCGGTCCTCGCCGGGCGCCCGGCCGAGGCGCTCGGTGACGTGCTGCGCCTGCACGTCGGGCTCGCGCACTTCTCGATGCACGACATCGTCGAGACCCGGCGGGTCATCGAGACGTGGGCCGCCCGGTCCGCCGCCGAACACGCCGGTCCCGAACACCTCGCGCGCCTGCGCGACGCCGTGGGCCGGATGTCCGCCCCCGACCTGACACCCGATCAGTTCAACGCGGCCGACACCGACTTCCACATCGTTCTGGCGGAGGCGTCCGGCAACTCCGTGGTGGCCACGCTCATGCACGGCCTGCGCGACGCCGTCGGGCGGCACGCGGTGGAGGCCGTCGAACGCCTCGGCTGGCCGGAGTCCGCCGCGGCCCTGCGCGAGGACCACGACCGCATCCTCGCCGCCGTCGAGTCCGGCCGCCCCGACGATGCCGCGGAAGCGGTCCACGACCACCTGCGCCGCTCCTATCCCGAGGGCTGA
- a CDS encoding CDGSH iron-sulfur domain-containing protein: MTGTPDPNHDRRRPAGTTAGTTVTVVPGGPVLVSGPVDVELPDGSFAHSDRVVTAVCACRRSKRMPWCDTSHRTRRAAPPT, encoded by the coding sequence GTGACAGGCACTCCTGACCCGAACCACGACCGCCGCCGCCCCGCCGGAACGACCGCCGGAACGACCGTCACCGTCGTGCCCGGAGGGCCGGTGCTCGTGTCGGGCCCGGTCGACGTGGAACTCCCCGACGGCTCGTTCGCGCACTCGGACCGCGTGGTGACGGCCGTGTGCGCGTGCCGCCGCAGCAAGCGCATGCCGTGGTGCGACACCAGCCACCGCACCCGCCGCGCGGCACCGCCGACCTGA
- a CDS encoding IS982 family transposase, protein MMQDLDTLATALYARIDDTLKASPELAPPRPKVGFAPTLSDAELLTLAVMSALLGYTSERRWIRRVDKDFRGLFPYVPRQSGYGKRLRAASSLFIHMIRILATDTTLWSDDVWLVDSTPVGCGCSRETAKRSDLAGWAQYGYCASHSRYFWGLRLHLVCTLGGLPVLFALTGAKADERETLRDMLDTAPDVMAAHPGQTIIGDRHYYGREFERDLTERHLVLLRPARKGEPERAGAHLFKPLRQVIESINQTLKGQLDLERHGGKSPAGAAVRVLSRILALTAAIWHNDKTGQPIKRSMTAYDH, encoded by the coding sequence GTGATGCAAGACTTGGACACCCTCGCGACTGCACTCTATGCCCGGATCGACGACACCTTGAAGGCTTCGCCGGAACTGGCGCCGCCGCGCCCGAAGGTCGGGTTCGCGCCCACGCTCAGTGACGCCGAGTTGCTCACGCTGGCGGTCATGTCGGCGCTGCTCGGCTACACGTCCGAGCGGCGTTGGATCCGCCGGGTCGACAAGGACTTCCGCGGCCTGTTCCCGTACGTGCCCCGGCAGTCCGGGTACGGCAAGCGGCTGCGGGCGGCATCGTCGCTGTTCATCCACATGATCCGCATCCTGGCGACCGACACGACCTTGTGGAGCGACGACGTGTGGCTGGTCGACTCCACCCCGGTCGGCTGCGGCTGCTCGCGCGAGACCGCGAAACGCTCGGACCTGGCCGGCTGGGCCCAGTACGGCTACTGCGCGTCGCACTCGCGGTACTTCTGGGGCCTGCGGCTGCACCTGGTCTGCACCCTCGGCGGCCTGCCGGTCCTGTTCGCGCTGACCGGCGCCAAGGCCGACGAACGCGAGACCCTGCGCGACATGCTCGACACAGCCCCCGACGTCATGGCCGCCCACCCGGGCCAGACGATCATCGGCGACAGGCACTACTACGGCCGCGAGTTCGAACGCGACCTCACCGAACGTCACCTGGTCCTGCTGCGGCCGGCCCGCAAGGGCGAACCCGAACGGGCCGGAGCACACCTGTTCAAACCGCTCCGGCAGGTCATCGAGTCGATCAACCAGACACTCAAAGGCCAGCTCGACCTGGAACGACACGGCGGCAAAAGCCCCGCAGGGGCGGCCGTCCGCGTTCTGAGCCGCATCCTCGCGCTCACGGCCGCGATCTGGCACAACGACAAGACCGGACAACCCATCAAACGATCAATGACCGCCTACGACCACTAA
- a CDS encoding iron-containing redox enzyme family protein, whose product MTADELPLPRGPVSDAVLAALRTPAGSAPTAVPTTGLDPWGEDLHLALYACHELHYRSFPGVDPGWEWDVGLLETRGRLEARFLDALRAETGGIPGCGGSTGVPPDDVAAALAPLLSAEPTDGTGVSHALAAAPDLARFREYVVHRSVYHLKEADPHALLIPRLTGRAKAAVVAVEFDEYGGGRAERMHATLFADLMRGVGLDATYHAYLDVVPAPMLAVVNLMSTFGWHRGRRGMMVGHFAAAEAGTPPSAARLAKVVAALGVEDPACALFFTEHVEADAVHEQLMRREVIGGLLDEDPGLAADIVFGVHATGRVEARFAAHVVGAWEAGRSSLGAWGRDRGNGL is encoded by the coding sequence ATGACGGCCGACGAGCTGCCGCTCCCGCGCGGTCCCGTGTCGGACGCGGTGCTGGCGGCGCTGCGCACGCCCGCCGGGAGCGCGCCGACCGCCGTACCGACGACGGGCCTCGATCCGTGGGGCGAGGATCTGCACCTGGCTTTGTACGCCTGCCACGAGCTGCACTACCGGTCCTTCCCCGGCGTCGATCCGGGCTGGGAGTGGGACGTCGGGCTGCTGGAGACGCGCGGGCGCCTGGAGGCGCGCTTCCTGGACGCGCTGCGCGCCGAGACCGGCGGCATCCCCGGGTGCGGCGGGTCAACCGGTGTGCCGCCGGACGACGTCGCCGCCGCACTGGCGCCGCTGCTGTCCGCCGAGCCGACCGACGGCACGGGCGTCTCGCATGCCCTGGCCGCCGCGCCGGACCTCGCGCGGTTCCGCGAATACGTCGTCCACCGCTCGGTCTACCACCTCAAGGAGGCCGATCCGCACGCGCTGCTCATCCCCCGGCTCACCGGGCGGGCGAAAGCGGCGGTGGTCGCCGTCGAGTTCGACGAGTACGGCGGCGGGCGGGCCGAGCGCATGCACGCGACGTTGTTCGCCGACCTGATGCGGGGGGTGGGGCTCGACGCCACGTACCACGCGTACTTGGACGTGGTGCCGGCGCCGATGCTGGCCGTGGTCAACCTGATGTCGACGTTCGGCTGGCATCGCGGGCGACGCGGCATGATGGTCGGCCATTTCGCCGCGGCGGAGGCGGGAACGCCGCCGAGTGCCGCCCGACTCGCGAAGGTCGTCGCCGCGCTCGGCGTCGAGGACCCGGCGTGTGCGCTGTTCTTCACCGAACACGTCGAGGCCGACGCGGTGCACGAGCAGCTGATGCGCCGCGAGGTGATCGGCGGGTTGCTCGACGAGGACCCGGGGTTGGCCGCCGACATCGTGTTCGGGGTGCACGCGACGGGACGGGTCGAGGCACGGTTCGCCGCACACGTGGTGGGTGCCTGGGAGGCCGGGCGGTCGTCGCTGGGGGCGTGGGGCCGCGACCGCGGAAACGGCCTGTGA
- a CDS encoding inorganic diphosphatase, translating into MEFDVTIEIPRGSRNKYEVDHETGRIRLDRMLFTSTRYPADYGFIEDTLGEDGDPLDALVLLEEPTFPGVLIRCRAIGMFRMTDEAGGDDKVLCVPATDPRMEHLRDIHHVPEFDRLEIQHFFEVYKDLEPGKSVEGADWVGRVEAEAEVEASFKRLKESGHH; encoded by the coding sequence TTGGAGTTCGACGTCACCATCGAGATCCCTCGCGGTTCACGGAACAAGTACGAGGTGGATCACGAGACGGGACGCATCCGGCTCGACCGCATGCTGTTCACTTCGACGCGGTATCCGGCCGACTACGGCTTCATCGAGGACACCCTGGGCGAGGACGGCGACCCGCTCGACGCCCTCGTGCTGTTGGAGGAGCCGACGTTCCCCGGCGTGCTCATCCGCTGCCGCGCGATCGGGATGTTCCGGATGACGGACGAGGCCGGCGGTGACGACAAGGTCCTGTGCGTGCCCGCGACGGACCCGCGCATGGAGCACCTGCGTGACATCCACCACGTGCCGGAGTTCGACCGCCTGGAGATCCAGCACTTCTTCGAGGTCTACAAGGACCTTGAGCCCGGCAAGTCCGTCGAGGGCGCCGACTGGGTGGGGCGAGTCGAGGCGGAGGCCGAGGTCGAGGCGTCGTTCAAGCGTCTGAAGGAGTCGGGCCACCACTGA
- a CDS encoding DedA family protein has translation MTTLTLGPSWLDPEYLISTFGLLGILAIVFAESGLLIGFFLPGDSLLFTTGLLIADGEYLDQPLWLVCVLLVLAAIAGDQVGYLFGRKVGPSLFTRPNSRIFKQENVVKANEFFEKYGPRSIILARFVPIVRTFCPIVAGVANMKYRTFLVYNIIGGILWACGVTVLGYFLGQVGFVRDNIEFILIAIVALSVVPIVIEVLRARAASRREAAASDTPEAPLDDATAAGPGRHRLP, from the coding sequence GTGACCACGCTCACCCTCGGGCCGAGTTGGCTCGACCCCGAGTACCTGATCTCGACGTTCGGCCTCCTCGGCATCCTGGCCATCGTCTTCGCCGAATCCGGGCTGCTGATCGGGTTCTTCCTGCCGGGCGACTCGCTGCTCTTCACCACCGGGCTGCTCATCGCCGACGGCGAATACCTCGACCAGCCGCTGTGGCTCGTCTGCGTGCTGCTCGTCCTCGCGGCGATCGCCGGCGACCAGGTCGGCTACCTGTTCGGCCGCAAGGTCGGGCCGAGCCTGTTCACGCGGCCGAACTCCCGCATCTTCAAACAGGAGAACGTGGTCAAGGCCAACGAGTTCTTCGAGAAGTACGGCCCCCGGTCGATCATCCTGGCCCGCTTCGTCCCGATCGTGCGCACCTTCTGCCCGATCGTGGCCGGCGTCGCGAACATGAAGTACCGCACGTTCCTCGTCTACAACATCATCGGCGGCATCCTGTGGGCCTGCGGCGTGACGGTGCTCGGCTACTTCCTCGGCCAGGTCGGCTTCGTCCGCGACAACATCGAGTTCATCCTGATCGCCATCGTGGCGCTGTCGGTCGTCCCGATCGTCATCGAGGTGCTGCGTGCCCGCGCCGCGTCCCGCCGCGAGGCCGCGGCGTCGGACACCCCGGAGGCGCCTCTCGACGACGCGACCGCCGCGGGTCCCGGACGCCACCGCCTCCCGTGA
- the dacB gene encoding D-alanyl-D-alanine carboxypeptidase/D-alanyl-D-alanine endopeptidase, translating to MALGATIAGVVLALLAVWAAGPWRGGYRVGEHHGAKGRGTQAASADVESSAAATDERRITPPVLTPVDADPAGPAPTDDGVRAALAPLLADPALGDDVAVSVVDAVTGRALFTANADRGATPASTTKITTAVAALSVLPADYRLTTSTVLGASPDTVVLVGGGDPTLTALDGAQYAGQFAPARLDRLAAETAAALRASGRTSIKLAYDTTLFTGPVNHPISPNDNIASVVPLMTDEGRTDATKTGVPGLRVTDPAVKAAEQFAQMLAKEGIAVNGKPAAATAPPAATRLAAVQSPLIAEYVEHMMTDSDNDMAEALLRHVAIAKGKPASFEGGTQAVREALTGLGVDLGAMNLKDGSGLDKRNELPPAVLTRLITLTSAADHPELRTALTGMPIAGFTGTLADRFGAQNSLAAAGLVRAKTGSLTGVSTLAGVVRDHDGRLIAFAFLADDVPGGADVARPALDRMAAALAGCGCGTPVALAAG from the coding sequence GTGGCCCTGGGGGCAACCATCGCGGGCGTCGTGCTGGCGCTTCTCGCGGTGTGGGCCGCGGGGCCGTGGCGCGGCGGGTACCGCGTCGGGGAACACCACGGCGCGAAGGGCCGCGGCACACAAGCCGCTTCCGCCGACGTCGAAAGCTCCGCGGCGGCCACGGATGAGAGGCGAATCACACCGCCTGTCCTGACCCCCGTCGACGCCGACCCGGCCGGGCCCGCCCCCACCGACGACGGCGTACGCGCCGCGCTCGCCCCGCTGCTCGCCGACCCCGCGCTCGGCGACGACGTCGCCGTCTCCGTCGTCGACGCGGTCACCGGCCGCGCGCTGTTCACCGCGAACGCCGACCGCGGCGCGACCCCCGCGTCCACCACCAAGATCACCACGGCGGTCGCCGCGCTCTCCGTGCTCCCCGCCGACTACCGCCTCACCACGAGCACCGTCCTCGGCGCGAGCCCGGACACCGTCGTCCTCGTCGGCGGCGGCGACCCCACCCTCACCGCACTCGACGGGGCCCAGTACGCCGGGCAGTTCGCCCCCGCCCGGCTTGACCGCCTCGCCGCCGAGACCGCCGCGGCGCTGCGCGCCTCGGGGCGCACCTCGATCAAACTCGCGTACGACACAACGCTGTTCACCGGGCCGGTCAACCACCCGATCAGCCCGAACGACAACATCGCCTCGGTCGTCCCGCTCATGACCGACGAGGGCCGCACCGACGCCACCAAGACCGGCGTCCCGGGGCTGCGCGTGACCGACCCCGCCGTCAAGGCCGCCGAGCAGTTCGCGCAGATGCTCGCGAAGGAGGGCATCGCGGTCAACGGCAAGCCCGCCGCCGCCACCGCCCCGCCCGCGGCGACCCGGCTCGCGGCGGTCCAGTCGCCGCTCATCGCCGAGTACGTCGAGCACATGATGACCGACAGCGACAACGACATGGCCGAGGCCCTGCTGCGCCACGTCGCGATCGCGAAGGGCAAGCCCGCCTCGTTCGAGGGCGGCACCCAGGCCGTGCGCGAGGCGCTCACCGGCCTCGGCGTCGACCTCGGCGCGATGAACCTCAAGGACGGCAGCGGTCTCGACAAGCGCAACGAGCTGCCGCCCGCGGTCCTGACGCGGCTCATCACCCTCACCTCGGCGGCCGACCACCCCGAGCTGCGGACCGCCCTCACCGGCATGCCCATCGCCGGCTTCACCGGTACCCTGGCGGACCGCTTCGGCGCGCAGAACAGCCTCGCCGCCGCCGGCCTCGTCCGCGCCAAGACGGGCTCGCTGACCGGTGTCAGCACCCTCGCGGGCGTGGTCCGCGACCACGACGGCCGCCTGATCGCCTTCGCCTTCCTCGCGGACGACGTCCCCGGCGGCGCCGACGTCGCCCGACCCGCCCTGGACCGCATGGCCGCCGCACTGGCCGGGTGCGGCTGCGGAACCCCGGTCGCCCTGGCCGCCGGCTGA